In Populus nigra chromosome 10, ddPopNigr1.1, whole genome shotgun sequence, the following proteins share a genomic window:
- the LOC133704790 gene encoding agamous-like MADS-box protein AGL62, whose protein sequence is MVNKKPTMGRQKIKIEKIAKKSHLQVTFSKRRAGLFKKASELSTLCGVDIAMIVFSPAQKAFSFGHPSVDSVMHRFLTGRPPPPPSSGLHQLIETRRDANVHEQNMQLTQILNQLEAEKKNGEVLDQMRKVNRSQCCWEAPIEELELHELEQLRGALEELKKTVAKQVNNILIQSTSSLPFLAVNGTVGEVGNLGTKLEIDNASAALHFNNFGYAQKIC, encoded by the coding sequence ATGGTGAACAAAAAGCCTACCATGGGTCGCCAGAAGattaagattgaaaaaatagCCAAGAAAAGTCATCTGCAAGTCACCTTCTCTAAGCGACGAGCCGGTCTTTTCAAGAAGGCTAGTGAACTTAGCACGCTTTGTGGAGTTGACATAGCAATGATAGTTTTCTCCCCAGCTCAAAAGGCCTTTTCCTTTGGCCACCCCAGTGTTGATTCCGTGATGCATCGGTTTCTCACCGGaagacctcctcctcctccaagtTCTGGCCTGCACCAGCTCATTGAAACGCGTCGAGATGCTAATGTCCATGAGCAAAATATGCAGTTAACTCAGATTCTTAATCAACTAGAGGCCGAAAAAAAGAATGGAGAAGTACTTGACCAAATGAGGAAAGTCAATAGAAGCCAATGTTGCTGGGAAGCTCCTATTGAAGAGCTTGAATTGCACGAGCTTGAACAGTTGAGAGGTGCTTTGGAGGAGCTAAAGAAGACCGTAGCAAAACAAGTGAACAATATTTTGATCCAGTCCACCAGTTCTTTGCCCTTTTTGGCAGTGAATGGTACTGTTGGAGAAGTTGGAAATCTTGGGACCAAACTGGAGATTGATAATGCTTCGGCTGCTcttcatttcaacaattttgGTTATGCACAGAAGATTTGTTGA